A part of Olleya sp. Bg11-27 genomic DNA contains:
- a CDS encoding DUF192 domain-containing protein gives MKHYFKFTTLLLLCTLTLGFTSCKEDKPVAPVKIDFKKEGELTLFKGATDTIAKVFNIEVAKTDYEIQTGLMYRDSMKDNQGMLFVFPDVKQRSFYMKNTRIPLDLIFFDHNKRIVSFQENAKPMDESGLPSNTPAQFVLELNAGMAQKLLLDVGDKMDYFEYLLEK, from the coding sequence ATGAAACACTATTTTAAATTTACCACCCTTCTTTTATTATGTACTTTAACACTTGGTTTTACATCTTGTAAGGAAGATAAGCCTGTTGCACCTGTAAAAATTGACTTTAAGAAAGAAGGAGAATTAACGCTTTTTAAAGGCGCTACAGACACTATTGCTAAGGTCTTTAATATTGAGGTTGCTAAGACTGATTACGAGATACAAACGGGATTAATGTATCGTGACAGTATGAAAGATAATCAAGGGATGTTGTTTGTTTTCCCTGATGTAAAGCAACGCTCATTTTACATGAAAAATACACGTATCCCTTTGGACCTTATCTTTTTTGATCACAACAAACGTATTGTTAGTTTTCAAGAAAACGCAAAACCAATGGATGAAAGTGGTTTACCCTCAAATACACCAGCGCAATTTGTTTTAGAGCTTAATGCAGGAATGGCACAAAAGCTATTACTTGATGTAGGAGACAAAATGGACTATTTTGAATACCTCTTAGAAAAATAA
- the yidD gene encoding membrane protein insertion efficiency factor YidD — translation MKKILIAPFLFLIKVYQTLISPFTPATCRYQPTCSSYTKEALQKHGLLKGLKLSIKRIFSCHPWGGSGYDPVP, via the coding sequence ATGAAAAAAATACTAATCGCTCCCTTTTTATTTTTAATTAAGGTTTATCAAACCCTGATTTCCCCCTTTACACCAGCAACTTGTAGATATCAACCCACCTGTTCAAGTTACACTAAAGAAGCGTTACAAAAACATGGACTACTTAAAGGATTAAAACTAAGTATCAAACGTATTTTTAGTTGTCATCCATGGGGCGGTAGCGGTTACGACCCCGTACCGTAA
- the secDF gene encoding protein translocase subunit SecDF, with protein sequence MQNKGLVKLFAVLFGLVSIYQLSFTFKNNAIENNATELAESKIEAGATDRSAKVNDYAAKYLDTLATSKESVFLGNTYGDVKQNSMKLGLDLKGGLEAILQISVRDLLTGLSNDSKDPTFKKALDDADEIQKDSQNTYLEDFFSAFDAIKGDKKLASPDIFANRALVGEIDLNMSDSDAQAVLTTKVDESIVSAFEVLRKRIDEFGVTSPNIQRLGNTGRVLLELPGVKDVARATDLITQTAQLEFWEGLKGEQFNQFLVSANELLKTKLKDTTTKADADGEVKELTEEEKAIAALTGEENETVNEVNPLIDLIAGPGFGATLAQFNVADKEKVASYLAMSEVLALLPSELKHTKFLFGKPSEDSELVDLFVLKGNRDNVPPLNGAVVTDARQSYNQANKVVVSMQMNSKGAKIWEQMTGEAFKTQGQIAVVLDNTVYSAPSSTSGPIAGGSTEISGSFKLSEATDLANVLRAGKLPARAEIIQSSVVGPSLGQEAIDSGTMSFGIALALVLIWMAFYYGKGGLFADIAMLFNILLIFGVLSGIGAVLTLPGIAGIVLTIGMSVDANVLIFERIREELSKGKDQKIAIKDGFSNALSSILDANITTGLTALILFIFGTGPIKGFATTLLIGIGTSLFTAIFITRLLVDWYANRGGKLEFSTGLTKNLFRNINIEFLTKRKVAYIISAVALVVSLGSLFTNGLDQGIDFVGGRTTQVRFAEPVSAVEIEGLLSAQDVFGSATVKTVGDDNNLKISTKYKINETANEVDEEVRLKIYNTLQPYLKGVSFEAFKDLSKADKQVGIMDQYKVSPSIADDIKQASFWAVLGSLIVVFLYILFRFKRWQFSLGAVAAVFHDVIIVLGVFSLTYKFMPFSMEIDQAFIAAILTVIGYSLNDTVVVFDRIREFFNEHTEWPFAKVIDTSLSSTLSRTLNTSLTTLVVLLAIFIFGGDSIRGFMFALIIGVVVGTYSSLFIATPIMYDFVKKGNAADALKKKEVVVDETVVK encoded by the coding sequence ATGCAAAATAAAGGATTAGTAAAACTATTCGCTGTATTGTTTGGGTTGGTAAGTATCTACCAACTGTCTTTCACATTTAAAAATAATGCGATTGAAAACAATGCAACAGAATTAGCTGAAAGTAAAATTGAAGCAGGAGCAACAGACCGCTCTGCAAAAGTAAATGACTATGCTGCTAAATATTTAGACACATTAGCAACATCAAAAGAGAGCGTTTTTCTTGGAAACACCTACGGAGATGTTAAGCAAAACTCAATGAAGTTAGGTCTTGACCTTAAAGGAGGTTTAGAAGCAATACTTCAGATCTCTGTTAGAGATTTATTAACAGGATTGTCAAACGACAGTAAGGATCCTACATTTAAAAAAGCATTAGACGACGCAGACGAAATTCAGAAAGATAGTCAAAACACATATCTAGAAGATTTCTTTTCGGCATTCGATGCTATAAAAGGAGATAAGAAATTAGCGTCTCCAGATATTTTTGCAAATAGAGCATTAGTAGGAGAGATTGATCTTAATATGTCAGATAGTGATGCACAAGCAGTTTTGACGACTAAAGTTGACGAGTCTATTGTGTCTGCTTTTGAGGTATTACGTAAGCGTATTGACGAGTTTGGTGTAACTTCTCCAAACATCCAACGTTTAGGTAACACTGGGCGTGTATTATTAGAATTACCAGGTGTGAAAGATGTGGCACGTGCTACAGATTTAATTACTCAGACGGCACAATTAGAGTTTTGGGAAGGTCTTAAAGGAGAACAATTTAATCAGTTTTTAGTGTCTGCAAATGAGTTATTAAAAACAAAGTTAAAAGATACTACTACAAAAGCGGATGCTGATGGAGAAGTAAAAGAATTAACTGAAGAAGAAAAAGCAATTGCTGCACTTACAGGTGAGGAAAACGAAACTGTAAATGAAGTTAATCCATTAATTGATTTAATTGCTGGTCCAGGATTTGGAGCGACATTAGCACAATTTAATGTAGCAGATAAAGAAAAAGTAGCAAGCTACTTAGCAATGTCAGAAGTATTAGCGTTATTACCATCAGAATTAAAACATACTAAATTTTTATTTGGAAAACCATCTGAAGATAGTGAATTAGTAGACCTATTTGTATTAAAAGGTAATAGAGATAACGTACCGCCATTAAATGGTGCTGTTGTAACGGATGCACGTCAATCTTATAACCAAGCTAATAAGGTAGTTGTTAGTATGCAAATGAACAGTAAAGGTGCTAAGATTTGGGAGCAAATGACAGGAGAGGCTTTTAAAACTCAAGGTCAAATTGCTGTTGTTTTAGATAACACAGTATACTCTGCGCCATCATCAACATCTGGACCAATTGCGGGAGGAAGTACAGAGATTTCGGGAAGCTTTAAATTAAGCGAAGCAACAGATTTAGCAAATGTATTACGTGCAGGTAAATTACCAGCTCGTGCAGAAATTATTCAGAGTAGTGTAGTTGGACCATCTTTAGGTCAAGAAGCTATTGATAGTGGTACAATGTCATTTGGTATTGCATTAGCATTAGTTTTAATCTGGATGGCGTTTTACTATGGTAAAGGAGGTTTGTTTGCTGACATCGCAATGTTATTCAACATCTTATTAATATTTGGTGTGTTATCAGGTATTGGAGCAGTATTAACACTTCCTGGAATTGCAGGTATCGTATTAACTATTGGTATGTCTGTGGATGCAAACGTGCTTATTTTTGAACGTATCAGGGAAGAGTTGTCTAAAGGTAAGGATCAAAAAATAGCCATAAAAGATGGATTTAGTAATGCATTATCTTCAATTTTAGATGCCAACATTACAACAGGTTTAACAGCATTAATCTTATTTATTTTTGGTACAGGTCCAATTAAAGGATTTGCAACGACTTTATTAATAGGTATTGGTACATCTTTATTTACTGCAATTTTTATTACTAGATTATTAGTAGACTGGTATGCAAATAGAGGCGGTAAATTAGAATTCTCAACAGGATTAACTAAAAACTTATTTAGAAACATTAATATCGAATTCCTTACAAAACGTAAAGTTGCTTATATTATTTCTGCAGTAGCATTAGTAGTAAGTTTAGGATCTTTATTTACTAATGGTTTAGATCAGGGTATTGATTTTGTTGGAGGACGTACCACTCAAGTTCGTTTTGCAGAACCAGTAAGTGCAGTTGAGATAGAAGGGCTTTTATCAGCACAAGATGTGTTTGGAAGTGCTACTGTAAAAACTGTTGGAGATGATAATAACTTAAAGATCTCAACGAAATATAAAATTAACGAAACGGCTAACGAAGTAGACGAAGAAGTAAGACTTAAAATATATAACACCTTACAACCTTATTTAAAAGGTGTGTCTTTTGAAGCGTTTAAAGACTTATCAAAAGCAGATAAGCAAGTTGGTATTATGGATCAATACAAAGTAAGTCCATCTATTGCAGACGATATTAAGCAAGCTTCTTTTTGGGCTGTATTAGGATCGTTAATAGTAGTTTTCTTATATATCTTATTCCGTTTTAAAAGATGGCAATTTTCACTTGGTGCAGTAGCAGCAGTATTCCACGATGTTATCATCGTACTAGGGGTATTCTCTTTAACATACAAGTTTATGCCATTTTCAATGGAAATCGATCAAGCATTTATTGCAGCAATCCTTACAGTAATTGGATACTCGTTAAATGATACGGTGGTTGTATTTGATAGAATTCGTGAATTTTTCAACGAGCACACAGAGTGGCCATTTGCTAAAGTAATTGATACATCATTAAGTAGTACTTTAAGTCGTACGTTAAATACGTCTTTAACTACTTTAGTCGTATTATTAGCAATCTTTATTTTTGGAGGAGACTCAATTAGAGGATTTATGTTCGCTTTAATTATTGGTGTAGTTGTAGGTACATACTCATCATTATTTATTGCAACGCCAATCATGTATGACTTTGTTAAAAAAGGAAATGCAGCAGACGCATTAAAAAAGAAAGAAGTAGTGGTTGACGAAACAGTAGTGAAGTAG
- a CDS encoding malate dehydrogenase, which produces MKVTVVGAGAVGASCAEYIAIKNFASEVVLLDIKEGFAEGKAMDLMQTASLNGFDTKITGVTNDYSKTAGSDVCVITSGIPRKPGMTREELIGINAGIVKTVSSNLIKNSPDTIIIVVSNPMDTMTYLVHKTTGLPKERIIGMGGALDSARFKYRLAEALGAPISDVDGMVIGGHSDKGMVPLINKAVRNSVLVSEFLSEDRMEQVVQDTKVGGATLTGLLGTSAWYAPGAAVSGMVQAIACDTKKIFPCSALLEGEFGLSDLSIGVPCVLGVNGIEKIVEISLTDAEKAKLVESAEGVKKTNGLLEL; this is translated from the coding sequence ATGAAAGTAACAGTAGTTGGAGCAGGAGCAGTAGGTGCAAGTTGTGCAGAGTATATTGCAATTAAAAACTTTGCATCAGAAGTCGTTTTATTAGACATTAAAGAAGGTTTTGCAGAAGGTAAAGCAATGGATTTAATGCAAACAGCCTCTTTAAATGGTTTTGATACTAAAATAACGGGTGTCACTAACGATTATTCTAAAACAGCAGGAAGTGATGTTTGTGTTATTACTTCTGGTATTCCACGTAAACCAGGAATGACACGTGAAGAATTAATTGGTATTAATGCAGGTATTGTAAAAACAGTATCGTCTAACTTAATTAAAAATTCTCCTGATACAATTATCATAGTAGTAAGTAATCCAATGGATACTATGACTTATTTAGTACACAAAACGACAGGTTTACCAAAAGAAAGAATTATAGGTATGGGTGGTGCATTAGATTCTGCGCGTTTCAAATACAGATTAGCAGAGGCTTTAGGAGCTCCTATTAGTGATGTTGATGGAATGGTAATTGGAGGTCACTCTGATAAAGGAATGGTGCCATTAATAAATAAAGCGGTAAGAAACAGTGTTTTAGTTTCAGAATTTTTATCTGAAGACCGTATGGAACAAGTTGTACAAGATACTAAAGTAGGTGGTGCAACACTTACAGGTTTATTGGGTACTTCTGCTTGGTATGCTCCAGGTGCAGCAGTATCAGGAATGGTTCAAGCTATCGCATGTGATACTAAAAAGATTTTCCCTTGTTCTGCTTTATTAGAAGGCGAATTTGGATTAAGTGATTTATCTATTGGAGTTCCTTGTGTATTAGGAGTAAACGGAATCGAGAAAATAGTAGAAATTAGTTTAACTGATGCTGAAAAAGCAAAATTAGTAGAATCTGCTGAAGGTGTTAAGAAAACTAATGGATTATTAGAATTATAA
- the gyrB gene encoding DNA topoisomerase (ATP-hydrolyzing) subunit B gives MSEKKEEFNKDGYSADSIQALEGMEHVRMRPSMYIGDVGVRGLHHLVYEVVDNSIDEALAGHCDNITVTINEDNSITTEDDGRGIPVGMHKKEGVSALEVVMTKIGAGGKFDKDSYKVSGGLHGVGVSCVNALSDHLTATVYREGKIWEQEYSKGKALYPVKAIGDTDKRGTTVTFRPDPTIFTQTLIYNYDTLASRMRELAYLNKGITVHLIDKRFTKEDGSFEGETFHSEEGLKEFIKFLDATREPLMKDVISFEGEKNGVPVEVAMIYNTSYAENLHSYVNNINTHEGGTHLSGFRRGLTHTLKKYADESGMLDKLKFDIAGDDFREGLTAIISVKVQEPQFEGQTKTKLGNREVSAAVSQSVSEMLSDYLEENPDDAKIIVQKVILAAQARHAAQKAREMVQRKTVMSIGGLPGKLSDCSEQDPAKCEVYLVEGDSAGGTAKQGRDRAFQAILPLRGKILNVEKAMTHKVFENEEIKNIFTALGVTIGTEEDSKALNLSKLRYHKIVIMCDADIDGSHIETLILTFFFRYMKELIENGHIYIATPPLYLVKKGAKKQYAWSDEERVKIMQEFGESSKIQRYKGLGEMNAEQLWDTTMNPEFRTLRQIQIDNGVEADRVFSMLMGDEVPPRREFIEKNAIYANIDA, from the coding sequence ATGAGCGAAAAAAAGGAAGAGTTCAATAAAGATGGATATTCGGCAGATAGTATCCAAGCTTTAGAGGGTATGGAGCATGTGCGTATGCGTCCTTCAATGTATATTGGGGATGTAGGAGTACGTGGTTTACACCATTTAGTATATGAAGTTGTAGATAACTCGATTGATGAAGCTTTAGCTGGTCATTGTGATAATATTACAGTTACAATTAATGAAGACAACTCGATCACTACAGAAGATGACGGTCGTGGTATTCCTGTAGGAATGCACAAAAAAGAAGGTGTTTCAGCTTTAGAGGTTGTAATGACTAAAATTGGTGCCGGTGGAAAGTTTGATAAAGATTCTTATAAAGTTTCTGGTGGACTTCACGGTGTTGGTGTAAGTTGTGTAAATGCATTATCAGATCATTTAACAGCAACTGTATATAGAGAAGGGAAAATTTGGGAGCAAGAGTATTCTAAAGGAAAAGCGTTATACCCAGTAAAAGCAATTGGAGATACAGATAAAAGAGGAACAACAGTTACTTTTAGACCAGATCCAACAATATTTACGCAAACGTTAATTTATAACTATGATACTTTAGCTAGTAGAATGCGTGAATTAGCGTATTTGAATAAAGGTATTACAGTACATTTAATAGATAAGCGTTTTACAAAGGAAGATGGTTCTTTTGAAGGTGAAACATTTCATTCTGAAGAAGGATTAAAAGAATTTATCAAGTTTTTAGATGCTACAAGAGAGCCTTTAATGAAAGATGTTATTTCTTTTGAAGGTGAAAAAAATGGTGTACCTGTTGAGGTTGCAATGATTTATAATACATCATATGCAGAAAACTTACATTCTTATGTAAACAACATTAATACACATGAAGGAGGGACACACCTTTCTGGTTTTAGACGTGGTTTAACACATACGCTTAAAAAGTATGCGGATGAGTCGGGAATGTTAGACAAATTAAAGTTTGATATTGCAGGAGATGATTTCCGTGAAGGTTTAACAGCTATTATTTCGGTAAAAGTTCAAGAACCTCAATTTGAAGGACAAACAAAAACTAAATTAGGAAACAGAGAAGTTTCTGCAGCAGTGAGTCAATCTGTTTCAGAAATGTTATCTGATTATTTAGAAGAAAATCCAGACGATGCTAAAATCATTGTGCAAAAGGTAATCCTTGCAGCACAAGCTCGTCACGCCGCGCAAAAAGCGCGTGAAATGGTACAGCGTAAAACAGTAATGAGTATTGGTGGTTTACCAGGGAAATTATCTGATTGCTCTGAGCAGGATCCTGCAAAATGTGAAGTATACTTAGTCGAGGGAGATTCGGCAGGTGGTACTGCAAAGCAAGGTCGTGATAGAGCGTTCCAAGCTATTTTACCTTTGCGTGGTAAGATTTTAAATGTAGAAAAAGCGATGACACATAAAGTGTTTGAAAACGAAGAGATAAAAAATATCTTTACAGCTTTAGGTGTTACTATCGGTACAGAAGAAGATAGTAAAGCCTTAAATCTTTCTAAATTAAGATATCATAAAATAGTAATCATGTGTGATGCCGATATTGATGGTTCGCATATTGAAACTTTAATTTTGACTTTCTTTTTTAGATATATGAAAGAACTAATCGAAAACGGACATATCTATATTGCAACACCGCCTTTGTATTTAGTTAAAAAAGGAGCGAAAAAACAATATGCTTGGAGTGATGAAGAGCGTGTTAAGATTATGCAAGAGTTTGGTGAGTCTTCAAAAATACAACGTTATAAGGGTCTTGGAGAGATGAATGCGGAACAACTTTGGGATACAACAATGAATCCTGAGTTTAGAACATTACGTCAAATACAGATTGATAACGGTGTAGAAGCAGATAGAGTATTCTCTATGTTGATGGGGGATGAGGTACCACCAAGACGTGAGTTTATCGAGAAAAACGCTATTTATGCTAACATTGATGCTTAA
- a CDS encoding DUF4412 domain-containing protein, whose amino-acid sequence MKKIVFLLVAAFSLSMVAQDQVTEGIIITKTTMSSDNEQAQAQFDMVGEMLTTTYFKDKNSRGELNSPMSGNVITINNDSESKMLVLMDNPMMGKKYMLTDTTEAKELAKDVVVTEGEEVKTVLGYECKQYIVKMSQNGSDVEMVMFTTEAIPVASQQTSGLGDKLKGFPLHMTMKVNQMGTDMVIISEVTEIKKETVSEDKFKVVVPEGYEKMEGQ is encoded by the coding sequence ATGAAAAAAATAGTATTTTTATTAGTAGCAGCTTTTAGTTTATCTATGGTTGCACAAGATCAAGTAACGGAAGGTATTATTATTACTAAAACAACGATGTCTAGTGATAACGAGCAAGCTCAGGCTCAGTTTGATATGGTGGGAGAGATGTTGACAACAACTTACTTTAAAGATAAAAACTCAAGAGGAGAGTTAAATAGTCCAATGTCTGGTAACGTTATTACAATTAATAATGATAGCGAAAGTAAAATGTTAGTGTTAATGGATAACCCAATGATGGGAAAAAAATATATGTTAACTGATACGACTGAAGCTAAAGAGTTAGCAAAAGATGTTGTTGTTACAGAAGGAGAAGAAGTAAAAACGGTTTTAGGATACGAGTGTAAACAATACATCGTTAAAATGTCGCAAAACGGATCTGATGTGGAAATGGTTATGTTTACTACTGAGGCTATTCCTGTAGCATCACAACAAACTTCTGGATTAGGAGATAAATTAAAAGGTTTTCCTTTACATATGACAATGAAAGTAAACCAAATGGGAACTGATATGGTTATTATATCGGAAGTGACTGAAATTAAAAAAGAAACGGTTTCTGAAGATAAATTTAAGGTCGTTGTTCCAGAAGGATACGAGAAAATGGAAGGACAATAG
- a CDS encoding PQQ-binding-like beta-propeller repeat protein has translation MKKQIALTLVLLLFLNVVSAQEKKWEVDLKEQLYQVGWIEQTNTGAIIASGAKGLLAMDNITGETVWHNQELKGVDRNSFLNIDGLPLFYVEYVPIAGKTRGIIVNSSNGDILFDTKDEGYRIKNFNILADQGIILFELLKNKERILMSFSLKTWEEQWITSVGEVGGMLKKLFSGSFIDQGPYFNKKGDLLVGVEEKIYAIDIASGNINWEYEAKKDIKALVYSEGNSSLYVGVKKSNKLIVLDPNTGSDITPGKLKLRGTLIDIRPDNDNNLILVETEGFNIIDPATNEFKWKKSFKIDFLDEVIPYENNFIAIGKDEDDSTISLVDNNGDKIWTSKVKGYAYYTSVIPKGVMYISTERSNILDFEKGKDVWDKDVKFKSIPAVTYDTKEDKVILFENKKAYKFDLKTGLVTLFAEDVELEKVKRKTPLVAEYIEGAGYLINADQHMSLLEPSGQVKYTKYYEPPSNLNGLKGLAQLGLNIAGVDLDIQGSLDNISTLSSISNGAYVISSDQNGARTETSNIASMYVGSGDNMATVFEITKSRYYNSKTVKDHKFIVTKVKADDKPTIHKIYMINKKTGNPDTEISLLDKTPNYLIDEIDNVVFINENNHLITSYKF, from the coding sequence ATGAAAAAACAAATTGCATTAACATTAGTATTATTGTTGTTTTTAAACGTTGTATCAGCCCAAGAAAAAAAATGGGAAGTTGATCTTAAAGAACAATTATACCAAGTTGGTTGGATTGAGCAAACTAATACTGGCGCTATTATCGCTTCTGGAGCTAAAGGATTATTGGCAATGGATAACATTACTGGAGAAACAGTATGGCATAATCAAGAGTTGAAGGGGGTTGATAGAAATTCGTTTTTAAACATAGATGGTTTACCATTATTTTATGTAGAGTATGTTCCAATAGCAGGGAAAACAAGAGGGATTATTGTTAATTCTAGTAATGGAGATATCTTATTTGATACAAAAGACGAAGGTTATAGAATTAAAAACTTCAATATACTAGCAGATCAAGGTATCATTTTATTTGAGCTTTTAAAAAATAAAGAGCGCATATTAATGAGCTTTAGTCTTAAGACTTGGGAAGAACAATGGATTACAAGTGTAGGAGAAGTGGGAGGTATGTTAAAAAAACTTTTTAGTGGTTCTTTTATAGATCAAGGTCCTTATTTTAATAAAAAAGGAGATTTATTAGTTGGTGTTGAAGAGAAAATTTATGCTATAGATATAGCTAGTGGTAACATTAATTGGGAATACGAAGCTAAAAAAGATATAAAAGCTTTAGTGTATTCAGAAGGCAATAGTAGTTTGTATGTTGGTGTTAAAAAATCTAATAAATTAATAGTTTTAGATCCTAATACAGGAAGTGATATCACTCCTGGGAAACTTAAATTAAGGGGGACCTTAATCGATATTAGACCTGATAATGATAATAATTTAATTTTAGTAGAAACGGAAGGATTTAATATTATCGATCCAGCGACCAATGAGTTCAAGTGGAAAAAGAGCTTTAAAATTGATTTTTTGGACGAAGTCATTCCATACGAAAATAATTTTATAGCTATTGGTAAAGATGAAGATGATAGTACTATTTCTTTGGTGGATAATAACGGAGATAAAATATGGACGAGTAAAGTGAAAGGGTATGCGTATTACACTTCAGTGATTCCTAAAGGAGTCATGTATATTTCAACAGAACGTTCTAATATCTTAGATTTTGAAAAAGGTAAAGATGTTTGGGATAAAGATGTTAAGTTTAAATCAATTCCTGCAGTTACTTATGATACCAAAGAGGATAAGGTTATTCTATTTGAAAACAAAAAGGCTTATAAGTTTGATTTAAAAACAGGTTTAGTAACTCTTTTTGCTGAAGATGTGGAATTAGAAAAGGTAAAAAGAAAAACACCTTTAGTTGCAGAATATATTGAAGGAGCAGGATATCTAATAAATGCAGATCAACACATGTCATTATTAGAACCATCAGGACAAGTTAAGTACACTAAGTATTATGAGCCACCATCAAATTTAAATGGGCTTAAAGGGTTAGCACAATTAGGATTAAATATTGCAGGTGTAGATTTAGATATACAAGGATCCTTAGATAATATTAGTACTTTATCATCAATTTCGAATGGTGCATATGTAATATCATCAGATCAAAATGGAGCAAGAACTGAAACTTCAAATATTGCAAGTATGTATGTTGGTTCAGGTGATAATATGGCCACTGTATTCGAAATTACTAAAAGTAGATACTATAATTCTAAAACAGTAAAGGATCATAAGTTTATTGTTACTAAGGTGAAGGCTGATGATAAACCTACAATACATAAGATATACATGATCAATAAAAAAACAGGGAATCCTGATACGGAAATTAGCCTTTTAGATAAAACACCCAATTACCTAATTGACGAAATTGATAATGTTGTTTTTATTAATGAAAACAACCATTTAATTACATCTTATAAATTTTAA
- the lgt gene encoding prolipoprotein diacylglyceryl transferase, with product MYILKFDWNPLTGIDIIGNFKIHFYSLMWIAAFVIGHAIMKYIFKREKIKLEFLDPLFIYTVLATMLGARLGHVIFYQPELFSQDFFSVFLPFKFNGGFEFQGFQGLASHGAAIGIIIGMFLYRKKYNYKSLMWILDRIVIPVASGAIFIRLGNFINSEIIGKITDSDFGVRFVQNFYNKYEIVQKTGIKDVKKAYASITDNPNMAPLLEAVPFRHPAQLYESFCYIFVFLILWFIYTKTTKKDQTGFLFGLFLILLWSVRFFVEFVKEPQGDEFINWFGLNTGQWLSVPFILIGLYFMFVFKPKTAIK from the coding sequence ATGTACATACTTAAATTCGATTGGAATCCATTAACAGGAATCGATATTATAGGAAATTTTAAAATACATTTTTATAGCTTAATGTGGATTGCTGCATTTGTTATAGGACATGCTATAATGAAATATATTTTCAAACGTGAAAAAATAAAGTTAGAATTTTTAGATCCTCTATTTATATATACTGTCCTTGCAACCATGCTTGGTGCACGTTTAGGACATGTTATATTTTATCAACCTGAATTATTTTCGCAAGACTTTTTTAGCGTCTTTCTACCATTTAAATTTAACGGTGGTTTCGAATTTCAAGGCTTTCAAGGCTTAGCAAGTCATGGCGCAGCAATAGGTATTATTATAGGTATGTTTTTATACCGTAAAAAATACAATTACAAATCATTAATGTGGATTTTAGACCGTATTGTTATACCTGTAGCTTCGGGTGCCATATTTATTAGATTGGGTAATTTTATTAATTCTGAAATCATTGGAAAAATTACTGACTCTGACTTTGGTGTTCGCTTTGTACAAAACTTTTATAACAAATATGAGATCGTACAAAAAACGGGAATTAAAGACGTTAAAAAAGCCTATGCTTCTATAACTGATAATCCAAACATGGCACCATTACTAGAAGCGGTACCTTTTAGACATCCTGCACAATTATACGAATCGTTTTGTTACATTTTTGTGTTTTTAATACTATGGTTTATTTATACTAAAACGACCAAAAAAGATCAAACCGGGTTTTTATTCGGATTATTTTTAATCCTACTTTGGAGTGTTAGATTTTTTGTCGAGTTTGTTAAAGAACCACAAGGTGATGAGTTTATCAATTGGTTTGGACTTAACACAGGACAATGGTTAAGTGTTCCATTTATTTTAATTGGTCTTTATTTTATGTTTGTCTTTAAACCTAAAACGGCTATCAAATAA